TGAGCCTGGGGCACTTTACAAGGTAGTCTATCTGGTGCTTAGGGGTCTAGAGGAGAAATACCGTTCGCGAAAACTGAGAGGTTTTGAGGATCTTATGGAGGAAGGCCTTTTATCCTGCGGACACAGTTGACGAAACACTATGCCCTCTTCTCATCGCTCCCCTCCTTTTGTTTTTTTGGATTTGTTTTTTGGAATTCCGTATAACAAATCTCATAGCGAGTTGTCAAGATGTTTTTATTCTTAATTAAAATTCATTTATGGTGATAATTAAAAAACAAAAAAGCTTTTAAAAAGAAAAGGCCGCCCTCTCGGGCGGCCTTCTTCTCGGCCAGGGAAAAATCTTCTTAGAAGGGTAGCTCCAGTTCGGCCTTCTTTTCCTTTTCCAGGGCCTTTTGTTCGGCCCGCATGTCGTAATAGACCCGGCCGGTGCCTGCGGGAATGAGACGCCCGATGATCATGTTCTCCTTGAGGCCCCGCAGGTAGTCCACCTTACCCGCCAGCGCAGCGTCCGTAAGCACTCGGGTGGTCTCCTGGAAGGAGGCCGCAGACAGCCAGCTCTCGGTGTAGAGGGCGGCCTTGGTAATTCCCAGGACCACCGGTTCGGCCACCGCCGGACGCCCTCCCTGCCGCAGGACGCGCTCGTTTTCCTCCTCAAAAACGTGGCGGTCCACCAGCTCCCCGATCATAAAACGCGTGTCCCCCACCTCTTTGATCTTCACCTTCTTGAGCATCTGGCGCACGATGACCTCAAAGTGTTTGTCGTTGATCCGCACCCCCTGGAGCCGATAGACCTCCTGGATCTCCTCCACCAGGAATTTGGCCAGCTCCTTGACCCCCTTGACCCGCAGAATGTCGTGAGGATTGGGGGAGCCCTCGATCAGGGGGTCTCCGGCCCGAATGTAATCCCCCTCCTGCACCGCCAGATATTTCCCCTTGGGAATGAGATACTCCTTGGGTTCCCCCACCTCCGGCTTGACCACGATCTTGCGCTTGCCCTTGAGCTCCTTGTCAAAGAGGACCTCGCCGTCGATCTCGCTGATCACCGCGTAGTCCTTGGGCTTTCGGGCCTCAAAGAGCTCGGCCACCCGGGGAAGACCACCGGTGATGTCCTTGGTCTTCACCGTCTCCCGCGGGATCTTGGCGATCACGTCTCCAGCCTCCACATAGTCGCCCTCCTGCACGGTAAGGATGGCCCCCACCGGAAGGAGATACCGGGCCTCCCCCCGGCCGGAGGGCAATTTTTTGGTCCGCCCCCGCTCGTCCTTAATGGAAATCCGCGGGCGATAGTCGGTGAGCTTATACTCCCGCACGATAATGCTCACCCGGCCGGTGATGGGGTCGGTGCGCTCGTCCACGGTGACCCCGTCAATGATGTCTCCGAATTTTACCTTTCCGGAGACCTCCGTGATAATGGGATTAGTAAAGGGATCCCACTCCACCAAGAGATCCCCGGGCTTGACCTCCTGTCCCTCTTTTACCCGGATCTTGGCCCCGTAAACCACCGGGTAACGTTCCTTCTCCCGTCCATCCGGGGCCACAATGGCGATCTCTCCCTGACGGTTGAGGGCCACCAGAGAGCCGTCCCGGGCCCGCACCGTGCGCAGATTGATAAATTTCACCTGACCCTGGGTCTGGGCCCGATGCTCACTCTGCTCCACGGCCCGGCTGGCCGTACCTCCGATGTGGAAGGTCCGCATGGTGAGCTGGGTCCCGGGCTCGCCAATGGACTGCGCGGCGATGATCCCTACGGCCTCCCCGATTTCCACCATGCGCCCGGTGGCTAGATCCCTTCCGTAACACTTGGCGCAAACTCCGTAACGGCTCTGACAGGTAAGGACCGAACGGATGGCCACTTTCTCGATTCCGGCCTCCCGCAGACGTTTTACCGCCTCCTCGTCGATCTCCTCGTTGGCCTTGACCAGCACCTCCCCGGTCACCGGGTCCACAACGTCCTCCAGGGCCACCCGACCCAACACCCGGTCCCACACCGGCTCCATGATCTCTCCGGCCTCAATGAGGTGCCCCACTTCAATCCCGTCGATGGTCCCGCAGTCTTCCTCCACGATGGTCACATCCTGGGCCACATCCACCAGACGACGGGTGAGATACCCGGCATTGGCGGTCTTGAGAGCCGTGTCGGCCAGCCCCTTCCGGGCTCCGTGAGTGGAGACAAAGTATTCCAGGACGGAAAGGCCCTCCCGAAAGTTGCTCTTAATGGGGGTCTCGATGATCTCTCCCGAGGGTTTGGCCATAAGGCCGCGCATCCCGGCCAGCTGGCGGATCTGGTCGATGGAGCCCCGGGCCCCGGAGTAGGCCATTATGTAAACCGGGTTCATGCTGGGCCCTACCACCTTCTCCCCGTTGGGCCCCACGTACTCCGCCGTCTCCATCTCCTTGACCATCTCCTGGGTGACCTTCTCCGTGGCCGCCGACCAGATATCCACCGTCTTGTTATAGCGCTCCCCGTCGGTAATGAGCCCCTCCTGGTACTGCCGCCGGATCTCCTCCACCTTCTTTTCTGCCTCGGCCAGGATCTCGGCCTTCTTCTTGGGGATCACCAGATAGTCCACACAGATGGAAAGTCCGGCCTCGGTGGCCATCTGATAACCCAGATCCTTGATGCGGTCGGCAAAAATCACCGTCTTCTTGGCCCCGGCCCGCCGGTAGGAGAGGTCGATCAGACGCTGGAGCTCTTTCTTGCGCAAAGGCTTGTTGTACTCCTCAAAGGGAATCTCTTCCGGCACAATGGTGGAGACGATCAGGCGTCCCGGAGTGGTCTCCACCAGCTTTCCGTCTAGACGCACCTTGATCCGCGCCTGGAGGTCCACCGCCCCCTCTTGATAGGCCAGAAGGGCTTCTTCCCGATTGCGAAAGGCCCGGCCCTCTCCCCGGGCAAAGGGCCGCTCCATGGTCATGTAAAAGAGTCCCAGAACCATGTCCTGCGTGGGGTAGACCACCGGAACCCCGCTTGCCGGAAGCAAAATATTATTGGTGGAAAGAAGGAGCACCCGGCATTCGGTCTGGGCCTCTACCGAAAGGGGCACGTGGACCGCCATCTGGTCCCCGTCGAAGTCCGCATTATAGGCCACGCAAACCAGAGGATGGAGCTGAATGGCCTTGGAGTCGATGAGCACCGGCTCAAAAGCCTGGATCCCCAGCCGATGAAGGGTGGGAGCCCGATTGAGCATCACCGGGAATTCCTTGACG
This portion of the Thermosulfurimonas marina genome encodes:
- the rpoC gene encoding DNA-directed RNA polymerase subunit beta', which encodes MEELFSYFTKPKDPMDIKAIRLGIASPERIREWSHGEVKKPETINYRTLKPERDGLFCAKIFGPVKDYECLCGKYKRAKHRGVICEKCGVEVIQSKVRRERMGHIELAAPVAHIWFLRSVPSKIGALLDLTLKELESVLYFEKYIVIESEVPELSPRKVLTEEQVQAFRQKYGEKFRVGMGAEAIREILRTINLDEEAERIRAEIEKTSSEARRKKLGKRLRVVEALRQSGNRPEWMILEVVPVIPPELRPLVPLEGGRFATSDLNDLYRRVINRNNRLKRLMELDAPEVIVRNEMRMLQEAVDTLFDNGRRGRPVTGPNRRPLKSLSDMLRGKQGRFRQNLLGKRVDFSGRSVIVAGPELRMHQCGLPKKMALELFKPFIYHWLEKKGYATTIKTAKRLVEEEDPLVWDALEEIVKEFPVMLNRAPTLHRLGIQAFEPVLIDSKAIQLHPLVCVAYNADFDGDQMAVHVPLSVEAQTECRVLLLSTNNILLPASGVPVVYPTQDMVLGLFYMTMERPFARGEGRAFRNREEALLAYQEGAVDLQARIKVRLDGKLVETTPGRLIVSTIVPEEIPFEEYNKPLRKKELQRLIDLSYRRAGAKKTVIFADRIKDLGYQMATEAGLSICVDYLVIPKKKAEILAEAEKKVEEIRRQYQEGLITDGERYNKTVDIWSAATEKVTQEMVKEMETAEYVGPNGEKVVGPSMNPVYIMAYSGARGSIDQIRQLAGMRGLMAKPSGEIIETPIKSNFREGLSVLEYFVSTHGARKGLADTALKTANAGYLTRRLVDVAQDVTIVEEDCGTIDGIEVGHLIEAGEIMEPVWDRVLGRVALEDVVDPVTGEVLVKANEEIDEEAVKRLREAGIEKVAIRSVLTCQSRYGVCAKCYGRDLATGRMVEIGEAVGIIAAQSIGEPGTQLTMRTFHIGGTASRAVEQSEHRAQTQGQVKFINLRTVRARDGSLVALNRQGEIAIVAPDGREKERYPVVYGAKIRVKEGQEVKPGDLLVEWDPFTNPIITEVSGKVKFGDIIDGVTVDERTDPITGRVSIIVREYKLTDYRPRISIKDERGRTKKLPSGRGEARYLLPVGAILTVQEGDYVEAGDVIAKIPRETVKTKDITGGLPRVAELFEARKPKDYAVISEIDGEVLFDKELKGKRKIVVKPEVGEPKEYLIPKGKYLAVQEGDYIRAGDPLIEGSPNPHDILRVKGVKELAKFLVEEIQEVYRLQGVRINDKHFEVIVRQMLKKVKIKEVGDTRFMIGELVDRHVFEEENERVLRQGGRPAVAEPVVLGITKAALYTESWLSAASFQETTRVLTDAALAGKVDYLRGLKENMIIGRLIPAGTGRVYYDMRAEQKALEKEKKAELELPF